In Desulfovibrio sp. JC022, the following proteins share a genomic window:
- the mfd gene encoding transcription-repair coupling factor: MSLPAQLSAFASGSGDNLRIFKSGHGTQAFTAHNLHSRGESVVLVAPGAREYSELKALLTLFSRNELDRKGKIVPSWERDWVFLPPYLSKNPAASDWAERWAALHALTRGGKQSVLMTADNLLPKWPSPDVLESNYIVLAKGEEMDPELLMEQAVTWGYTRTKLVSGYGEMSMRGDILDIYAPGYDLPIRLEFFGDILEEIRVFDPSSQRSKADLDEVTLLPVAPAMLTGNYVDEAEALWAQLKKTGEISSEGYTRLLEKAGNADGMIWPGLFYPEAVDLKAFFPQKSVYVLSSASNLRSKLQDQEYGWKTFLHDKSAHNGCKWPMHVICWNEEKARSTWREERQMVFEDLVIGREKDGIDLSERGLSAFTDLFWKPEQIKRPWAALVAALKEWKSERFQTVLSFRTERSRKKFLSLIEPEQLTIATEYSPLNKGIYALVSPLRQGMELEWNQTVILGEDVIQPQAAKGTRSRDKAFEGMTSYEDLLLEDLLVHRDYGLSRFGGLHHMNIGDVANDYLLLFFDSEDKLYVPVDRLNLVQKYKGPEGSCPILDKLGGARWAKTREKARKAIEKIAGELVEMYAYRKIAKGYAYGPLDEMYWEFESTFGFEETPDQEKAIKDVFRDMESPEPMDRLVCGDVGFGKTEVALRAAFRAVLDGKQVVLLCPTTVLAEQHYQTFVQRMEGFPVTVGMLSRFVTKSRQKRVLEEMSSGGLDILIGTHRVLSKDVEAPNLGLLILDEEQRFGVRHKERLKEMRKNIDALTLTATPIPRTLQLSLSGVRSLSTIETPPVDRKPVETALIERDEAMLASIVARELERGGQIFWVHNRVQGLERVVEYVKKLAPEASVGMAHGQMTEKNLEETIHKFWHKELDILVATAIIESGLDFPNANTLIVDQAQMFGLGQLYQLRGRVGRSTRQAYAYFAVSSLDSLSEKAKRRMQIILQLDYLGAGFKVAMEDLRLRGAGNILGEVQSGQMAKVGLDLFLEMLDEEVRRIKGDDSTTVSDPEMNFVFKAHLPEDFVPDARERLRYYRALSSADSEAGIEELAAEIKDRFGHFPDEVENFIAVLYLKRTLARLGVVRADLFPTRVILTWLENNNPVDPAKLIAWIGEQGEKAKLKPPAALEVRLDQNVSISQGLDSVCKKLEPLL, encoded by the coding sequence TTGTCCTTACCAGCCCAGCTCTCCGCTTTTGCTTCCGGAAGCGGAGATAACTTACGTATTTTTAAAAGCGGCCATGGAACACAGGCTTTCACTGCTCACAACCTCCATTCACGGGGGGAGTCGGTCGTGCTTGTCGCTCCGGGGGCGCGCGAATATTCAGAACTCAAAGCTCTGCTGACTCTTTTCAGCCGCAATGAACTTGACCGCAAGGGAAAGATTGTTCCTTCATGGGAAAGGGATTGGGTTTTTCTACCGCCTTATCTGAGCAAGAATCCCGCTGCCTCGGATTGGGCTGAACGCTGGGCTGCTTTGCACGCACTTACCCGTGGCGGTAAACAGTCAGTGCTGATGACTGCTGACAATTTACTACCCAAATGGCCGTCCCCGGATGTTCTGGAGAGCAACTATATCGTTCTTGCTAAAGGCGAGGAGATGGACCCTGAATTGCTCATGGAGCAGGCGGTGACATGGGGATATACAAGAACAAAGCTTGTTTCCGGATACGGTGAAATGTCCATGCGCGGTGATATCCTTGATATTTACGCACCCGGATATGACCTGCCCATACGCTTAGAATTTTTCGGGGATATTCTTGAAGAAATCCGTGTTTTTGATCCTTCTTCCCAGAGGTCAAAGGCTGATCTGGATGAAGTTACCCTGTTGCCCGTTGCTCCGGCAATGCTTACCGGGAATTACGTAGATGAGGCTGAAGCACTTTGGGCACAGCTGAAAAAAACAGGTGAAATTTCCTCGGAAGGGTATACCCGTCTGCTTGAAAAGGCCGGAAATGCTGACGGCATGATCTGGCCTGGACTTTTTTATCCTGAAGCTGTTGATCTAAAAGCTTTCTTTCCGCAAAAATCAGTTTATGTGCTTTCGTCCGCATCCAACCTGCGTTCAAAATTGCAGGATCAGGAATACGGCTGGAAAACATTTTTACATGATAAATCAGCCCATAACGGCTGCAAATGGCCTATGCATGTTATTTGTTGGAATGAGGAAAAAGCTCGTTCCACATGGCGTGAAGAACGGCAGATGGTTTTTGAAGACCTGGTTATCGGCAGAGAAAAGGATGGAATAGATCTTTCTGAACGGGGGCTTTCCGCATTTACTGATCTTTTTTGGAAGCCGGAACAGATTAAACGCCCTTGGGCAGCACTTGTTGCTGCTTTGAAAGAATGGAAAAGTGAACGTTTCCAGACTGTACTGAGCTTTCGGACCGAGCGTTCCCGTAAAAAATTTCTTTCCCTTATTGAGCCGGAGCAACTAACCATTGCTACGGAGTATTCACCTTTGAACAAGGGAATCTATGCTCTTGTTTCGCCTCTTAGGCAAGGCATGGAGCTGGAGTGGAACCAGACGGTTATTCTCGGTGAAGATGTAATTCAGCCGCAGGCCGCAAAGGGCACCCGCAGCCGTGATAAAGCCTTTGAAGGCATGACCAGCTACGAGGACCTGCTCCTTGAGGATCTGCTGGTTCACCGTGACTATGGTCTTTCTCGTTTTGGTGGTCTGCATCATATGAATATAGGGGACGTGGCTAACGATTATCTGCTTCTCTTTTTTGATTCCGAAGATAAACTCTATGTCCCGGTGGACCGTTTAAATCTGGTTCAGAAGTACAAGGGCCCTGAAGGCTCTTGCCCTATTCTGGATAAGCTGGGCGGGGCACGCTGGGCCAAGACTCGCGAAAAAGCCCGCAAAGCAATTGAAAAGATAGCCGGGGAACTGGTGGAAATGTATGCTTACCGTAAAATTGCCAAAGGTTACGCATACGGTCCGCTTGATGAAATGTATTGGGAATTTGAATCTACTTTCGGATTTGAAGAAACCCCGGATCAGGAAAAAGCCATTAAGGATGTTTTCCGCGATATGGAAAGCCCTGAGCCCATGGACCGCCTTGTTTGCGGTGATGTAGGTTTCGGTAAAACAGAGGTTGCTCTGCGTGCAGCCTTCAGGGCTGTGCTTGACGGCAAACAGGTGGTCCTGCTTTGTCCCACAACTGTTCTTGCAGAGCAGCATTATCAGACCTTTGTGCAGCGTATGGAAGGTTTTCCGGTAACAGTGGGCATGCTTAGTCGTTTTGTTACAAAATCTCGTCAGAAGCGGGTTTTGGAGGAAATGTCATCGGGGGGGCTTGATATTCTCATCGGAACCCACCGGGTTCTCTCCAAGGATGTAGAAGCTCCTAATCTCGGCCTGCTTATCCTTGATGAAGAGCAGCGTTTCGGTGTGCGCCATAAGGAACGGCTTAAGGAAATGCGTAAGAATATCGACGCCTTGACCTTGACGGCAACTCCCATCCCTCGAACCTTGCAGCTTTCTCTTTCCGGGGTGCGCAGCCTGAGCACCATTGAAACTCCTCCCGTGGATCGCAAGCCTGTTGAAACAGCACTTATTGAGCGTGATGAAGCCATGCTGGCTTCCATAGTGGCCCGCGAACTTGAACGCGGGGGGCAGATTTTCTGGGTCCATAACCGGGTTCAGGGTCTTGAGCGGGTGGTTGAGTATGTTAAGAAACTCGCCCCTGAAGCTTCGGTGGGTATGGCTCACGGTCAGATGACTGAAAAAAATCTTGAAGAAACGATTCATAAATTCTGGCACAAGGAACTGGATATTCTGGTTGCCACAGCCATTATTGAATCCGGGCTTGATTTCCCTAATGCCAACACCCTGATTGTGGATCAGGCCCAGATGTTCGGCCTTGGGCAGCTTTACCAGCTTCGCGGCAGGGTGGGGCGCAGCACCCGTCAGGCATATGCATATTTTGCTGTATCATCACTGGACTCTCTTTCTGAAAAAGCTAAACGCAGGATGCAGATTATTTTGCAGCTTGATTACCTTGGAGCAGGTTTTAAGGTAGCCATGGAAGATTTGCGTTTGCGCGGAGCAGGCAACATACTCGGTGAAGTCCAGTCCGGTCAGATGGCTAAGGTTGGACTTGATCTGTTTCTTGAAATGCTGGACGAAGAAGTTCGCAGGATTAAAGGCGATGATTCTACGACAGTTAGTGACCCTGAGATGAATTTTGTATTTAAAGCCCATTTGCCGGAAGATTTTGTTCCTGATGCAAGAGAGCGGCTGAGGTACTACCGCGCTCTTTCTTCAGCAGACAGCGAGGCTGGAATTGAAGAGCTCGCCGCCGAGATCAAAGACCGCTTTGGACATTTTCCGGATGAGGTTGAGAATTTCATAGCTGTACTTTACCTTAAGCGGACTCTGGCCCGTCTCGGTGTTGTACGGGCTGATTTGTTTCCCACTCGGGTTATCCTAACCTGGTTGGAAAACAATAACCCGGTAGATCCGGCAAAACTTATCGCCTGGATCGGTGAGCAGGGTGAGAAGGCTAAGCTCAAGCCACCTGCTGCCCTTGAGGTACGACTTGACCAGAATGTTTCTATTTCACAAGGCCTTGATTCTGTTTGCAAAAAACTTGAACCGCTACTTTAA
- a CDS encoding peptidylprolyl isomerase encodes MKRILIGILLACFLIGGCQNKSEEPGIIARVNGKPIYLSQLDYKYDLTHEGSSGFVPSVAQVRGEYGQILGDLIVQELVSQELEQREIPVSDKEMKEAEDEVRSDYPDDSFEQILIEEYIDINSWRSQLKYQLAMDKFYRDILRPEIKIDYKEAEKYYRTHLSDFYMPAGYRFIMVKGMGKDLVLKGVELYREGLSPAAISAKLRKVSVREIWIRSGQIPAAWKTFVEDLEPGKASPVITQKKEVFCLILKEKKEATLLTPLQAYPMVEKVLLEKKLEEKFEAWLKNKMATSNIKISKNLMPELENTVPEVESPETAKAE; translated from the coding sequence ATGAAAAGAATACTGATCGGTATCCTGCTGGCTTGTTTTCTCATCGGGGGATGCCAGAATAAAAGCGAAGAACCGGGAATTATCGCACGGGTAAACGGAAAACCAATTTACCTGAGCCAGCTCGATTATAAATATGATCTTACCCATGAAGGTAGCAGCGGCTTTGTTCCTTCTGTGGCGCAGGTCCGGGGTGAATACGGTCAGATTCTCGGAGACCTCATTGTTCAAGAATTGGTATCGCAAGAACTGGAGCAGCGTGAAATTCCTGTTTCCGACAAGGAAATGAAGGAAGCTGAAGATGAAGTCCGCTCTGATTATCCTGATGATTCTTTTGAACAGATTCTAATTGAAGAATACATTGATATTAATTCATGGCGTTCCCAGCTTAAATACCAGCTGGCTATGGATAAATTTTACCGCGATATTCTGCGTCCTGAAATCAAGATTGATTACAAGGAAGCGGAGAAATATTACCGGACCCATCTTTCTGATTTTTATATGCCTGCCGGATACCGTTTTATTATGGTTAAGGGTATGGGCAAAGATCTGGTACTTAAAGGAGTTGAACTTTACCGCGAAGGGCTGAGTCCTGCGGCAATATCCGCTAAATTACGCAAGGTTTCAGTACGTGAAATCTGGATTAGAAGCGGGCAGATTCCTGCGGCATGGAAAACTTTTGTGGAGGATCTTGAGCCGGGTAAGGCTTCCCCTGTAATTACTCAGAAAAAAGAAGTTTTCTGCCTGATTCTCAAGGAAAAAAAAGAAGCGACACTGCTTACTCCGTTGCAGGCTTACCCCATGGTTGAAAAAGTTTTGCTGGAAAAGAAACTTGAGGAAAAATTTGAAGCATGGCTCAAAAACAAAATGGCGACTTCGAATATCAAAATCAGCAAGAATCTGATGCCGGAATTAGAAAACACTGTGCCGGAGGTTGAGTCTCCAGAGACAGCAAAAGCTGAATAG
- a CDS encoding SurA N-terminal domain-containing protein, with protein sequence MKRIIAGFLASMVICSASFATAEEKVVDGIVAVVNGEVVTMYELNRKMAPIMKQFKGKTLSAVEVEQLKKIRQQILDRFINEIIIDQESKRLKVDVSTQDVETEIKAIKEKSNLSDEEFERQLELQKTNLTKFKEKIGKDIRKHRLLSYKIKSKVVVTDNEIKAAWNSTRTDQGDVAKSVHLKLILFPENVSAEQVREQIMVGETTFEEAADKYTTGPGAGSGGDLGVLEWDDLAQTWHDALEGLKPGGVSKPFEVQSFNALLKLDSYVNTEEASFEDSKQEIYQRLYRQKQDELFAGFIKKLREKAVIELK encoded by the coding sequence TTGAAGCGCATTATTGCCGGTTTTCTGGCCAGCATGGTCATTTGCTCCGCATCATTTGCCACTGCTGAGGAAAAAGTTGTTGATGGAATCGTTGCAGTTGTAAACGGTGAAGTTGTGACAATGTACGAACTGAACAGAAAGATGGCTCCCATCATGAAACAGTTCAAAGGCAAAACTCTTTCCGCAGTTGAAGTGGAACAGCTGAAAAAAATACGTCAGCAGATTCTTGATCGTTTCATTAACGAAATCATTATTGATCAGGAAAGTAAAAGACTTAAGGTTGATGTTTCCACTCAGGATGTTGAAACTGAGATTAAAGCTATTAAAGAAAAAAGTAATTTGAGCGATGAAGAATTCGAACGTCAGCTCGAACTTCAAAAAACCAACCTCACTAAATTTAAAGAAAAAATCGGAAAAGATATTCGTAAACACCGCCTTCTTTCTTACAAAATCAAAAGTAAGGTTGTTGTAACTGACAATGAAATCAAGGCGGCGTGGAACAGCACCCGAACCGATCAGGGTGATGTTGCCAAAAGTGTACATCTGAAATTGATTCTTTTTCCTGAAAATGTTTCTGCTGAGCAGGTTCGCGAGCAGATTATGGTCGGGGAAACCACTTTTGAAGAAGCTGCCGATAAATATACCACTGGCCCCGGAGCGGGAAGTGGCGGAGATCTTGGTGTGCTGGAATGGGACGATCTTGCGCAAACCTGGCATGATGCCCTTGAAGGGTTGAAACCGGGCGGTGTAAGTAAGCCCTTTGAAGTTCAGAGCTTTAACGCTTTGCTCAAGCTTGATTCCTATGTCAACACTGAAGAAGCATCTTTTGAAGACAGCAAGCAGGAAATTTATCAACGGCTTTACCGTCAGAAACAAGACGAATTATTTGCCGGTTTTATCAAAAAGCTCAGGGAGAAGGCTGTTATTGAGCTTAAATAA